A genomic window from Scatophagus argus isolate fScaArg1 chromosome 17, fScaArg1.pri, whole genome shotgun sequence includes:
- the trappc3 gene encoding trafficking protein particle complex subunit 3, with the protein MSRQSNRTTDSKKMNSELFTLTYGALVTQLCKDYENDEEVNKQLDKMGYNIGVRLIEDFLARSSIGRCQDFRETADVIAKVAFKMYLGITPSVTNWSPAGDEFSLILENNPLVDFVELPDNHSTLIYSNLLCGVLRGALEMVQMAVDVRFVQDTLRGDNVTEIRMKFIKRIEENLPAGDE; encoded by the exons ATGTCCAGGCAATCAAACCGAACAACAGACAGCAAGAAGATG AACTCTGAGCTGTTCACTCTGACTTACGGGGCTCTGGTCACCCAGCTTTGTAAAGACTATGAGAATGACGAGGAAGTCAATAAACAACTGGACAAGAT GGGTTATAACATTGGAGTACGTCTGATTGAGGACTTCCTGGCTCGCTCAAGCATTGGCAGGTGTCAGGATTTCCGAGAAACGGCCGATGTCATTGCTAAG GTTGCATTCAAGATGTACCTTGGAATCACCCCCAGTGTGACCAACTGGAGCCCTGCAGGAGATGAATTCTCCCTCATCCTTGAGAACAATCCGCTGGTTGACTTTGTGGAGTTGCCGGATAACCACAGCACACTGATCTACTCCAACCTGCTGTGTGGGGTCCTCAGAGGAGCTCTGGAGATG GTCCAGATGGCTGTGGATGTGCGATTTGTTCAGGACACTCTGAGAGGGGACAATGTGACAGAAATCCGCATGAAGTTCATCAAGAGGATTGAAGAAAATCTGCCAGCAGGAGACGAGTGA